In Streptomyces durocortorensis, a genomic segment contains:
- a CDS encoding coproporphyrinogen-III oxidase family protein, whose protein sequence is MSAIRDELARHIEQGVIPPFNYAYPSRSAYRPLNGTRTIREIWAEDLQRHPVPELNLYLHVPFCRYKCGFCNLYTVISEDMDVYDAYMDALCTQIRDHTEIIQSRRLRTIYIGGGTPSLLSLRHFEQLFGTLDEVYPNWRSTVEEVAIEATPDSIVKEPGTLEGLIALGLTRANIGIQSLVPSEIREAGRGQAGEGVIRRAIEITREKRLPNLSTDLIMGFAGQTPESWRHSVDELAALAPETISTYFLTVRPDAWFSKTGAYQYMMSPDLYERYEYANATFRGAGYVQESNVRYKRLGRGGYQQKVLTFHGVPLLGLGAGARSYTSSVDYMVGNVKPSLTEVADYITKARNHELTPLTGFVLNDEEIIRKRLVLDSFDLDLNELNRFGYQEMAHLFEPVLTAAEDIGLLRRLPTNRIQLTRLGFKHRDTLSWMLFSKNVIDLDREYYAGLHSENKRAQKHMGSEPLSISGLKTSRS, encoded by the coding sequence ATGAGCGCTATTCGCGACGAGCTCGCCCGGCACATCGAGCAGGGCGTCATTCCGCCCTTCAACTACGCGTACCCTTCCCGCTCCGCCTACCGCCCCCTGAACGGGACCCGGACCATCCGGGAAATCTGGGCCGAGGACCTCCAGCGACACCCCGTTCCCGAACTGAACCTGTATCTGCACGTGCCGTTCTGCCGGTACAAGTGCGGGTTCTGCAACCTCTACACCGTCATCTCCGAGGACATGGACGTGTACGACGCGTACATGGACGCCCTCTGTACCCAGATCCGTGACCACACGGAGATCATCCAGAGCCGTCGGCTGCGCACGATCTACATCGGCGGCGGAACTCCGAGCCTGCTGAGCCTGCGCCACTTCGAGCAGCTCTTCGGCACGCTGGACGAGGTGTATCCCAACTGGCGAAGCACGGTGGAGGAGGTCGCCATCGAGGCCACTCCGGACTCCATCGTCAAGGAGCCCGGCACCCTGGAGGGCCTGATCGCCCTGGGTCTCACCCGGGCCAACATCGGCATCCAGTCGCTCGTCCCCTCGGAGATCCGGGAGGCGGGCCGGGGACAGGCGGGCGAGGGCGTCATCCGCCGGGCCATCGAGATCACCCGCGAGAAGCGGCTGCCCAACCTGAGCACCGACCTGATCATGGGCTTCGCCGGGCAGACCCCGGAGAGCTGGCGGCACTCGGTCGACGAACTGGCGGCACTCGCCCCCGAGACGATCAGCACCTACTTCCTGACCGTCCGGCCCGACGCGTGGTTCTCCAAGACCGGCGCGTACCAGTACATGATGAGCCCCGACCTGTACGAGCGGTACGAGTACGCGAACGCCACGTTCCGCGGGGCCGGATACGTACAGGAGTCGAACGTCCGCTACAAGAGGCTGGGGCGCGGCGGCTACCAGCAGAAGGTCCTCACCTTCCACGGCGTTCCGCTGCTGGGCCTGGGCGCCGGGGCGCGCAGCTACACCAGCTCGGTCGACTACATGGTCGGGAACGTGAAGCCGAGCCTCACCGAGGTCGCGGACTACATCACCAAGGCCAGGAACCACGAACTGACCCCGCTCACCGGATTCGTCCTCAACGACGAGGAGATCATCCGGAAGCGGCTGGTCCTGGACTCCTTCGACCTGGACCTCAACGAGCTGAACCGCTTCGGCTACCAGGAGATGGCGCACCTCTTCGAGCCGGTGCTCACGGCGGCCGAGGACATCGGCCTGCTGCGCCGCCTGCCCACCAACCGCATCCAGCTGACGCGGCTGGGCTTCAAGCACCGCGACACCCTGTCCTGGATGCTCTTCTCCAAGAACGTCATCGACCTGGACCGCGAGTACTACGCCGGCCTGCACAGCGAGAACAAGCGCGCCCAGAAGCACATGGGCAGCGAACCGCTCAGCATTTCGGGCCTGAAGACCTCCCGGTCCTGA
- a CDS encoding argininosuccinate synthase, with protein MSKPRKIVLAFSGGLDTSVILKWLQIEYGAEIVTFTADLGQGEELEIARERALALGVKPENIYIDDLRDELVRDYAFPMYRGNAAYEWNYLMGTPIARPLVAKRQIEIAREVGADAVAHGATGKGNDQLRFELAYYALAPDIQVIAPWREWDMGGRAQLIAFADRHDIPVAKDKRGEAPYSADANLLHISCEGKTLEDPWLTPEDDAWVRTKSPEEAPDRPTTIEVDFVKGDPVAIDGERLDPVSLLTRLNELGAENGIGRIDIVDTRYVGMKCRGLFETPGGTVWLHAHRAIESITLDRGEAHLKDELMPRYAELIYNGYWFSPEREMLQALIDKSQERVTGTVRLKLYKGNVIVEGRRSPNSLYSQDLVTFEEGGPYRQDDATGFIRLNALRLRQLGTLVQGGVA; from the coding sequence ATGAGCAAGCCACGCAAAATTGTCCTGGCGTTCTCGGGGGGACTCGACACCTCGGTCATTCTGAAGTGGCTGCAGATCGAGTACGGGGCCGAAATCGTCACGTTCACCGCTGACCTCGGCCAGGGCGAGGAGCTGGAAATCGCCAGGGAAAGGGCCCTGGCTCTCGGCGTCAAGCCCGAGAACATCTACATCGACGACCTCCGCGACGAGCTGGTCCGCGATTACGCCTTTCCGATGTACCGCGGAAACGCCGCGTACGAGTGGAACTACCTCATGGGCACGCCGATCGCCCGGCCGCTGGTCGCGAAGCGCCAGATAGAGATCGCGCGCGAGGTGGGCGCCGACGCGGTCGCCCACGGCGCGACCGGCAAGGGCAACGACCAGCTGCGCTTCGAGCTCGCCTACTACGCCCTCGCGCCCGACATCCAGGTGATCGCACCCTGGCGTGAATGGGACATGGGCGGCCGTGCCCAACTGATCGCGTTCGCCGACCGGCACGACATCCCCGTGGCCAAGGACAAGCGCGGCGAGGCGCCCTACTCGGCGGACGCCAACCTCCTGCACATCTCCTGCGAGGGCAAGACGCTCGAAGACCCCTGGCTCACGCCCGAGGACGACGCCTGGGTACGCACCAAGTCCCCCGAAGAGGCCCCCGACCGGCCCACCACGATCGAGGTGGACTTCGTGAAGGGCGACCCCGTCGCGATCGACGGCGAGCGACTGGACCCGGTGTCCCTGCTCACCCGGCTGAACGAACTCGGAGCGGAGAACGGGATCGGCCGGATCGACATCGTCGACACCCGGTACGTCGGCATGAAGTGCCGCGGCCTGTTCGAGACCCCCGGCGGAACCGTCTGGCTGCACGCGCACCGCGCGATCGAGTCGATCACGCTCGACCGGGGAGAGGCTCACCTCAAGGACGAGCTGATGCCGCGCTACGCCGAACTCATCTACAACGGCTACTGGTTCTCCCCGGAGCGCGAGATGCTCCAGGCGCTCATCGACAAGAGCCAGGAGCGCGTCACCGGAACCGTGCGCCTCAAGCTCTACAAGGGCAACGTGATCGTCGAAGGCCGCAGGAGCCCCAACTCCCTCTACAGTCAGGACCTGGTCACCTTCGAGGAGGGCGGCCCCTACCGGCAGGACGACGCCACCGGCTTCATCCGCCTCAACGCGCTGCGGCTGCGCCAGCTGGGGACCCTGGTCCAGGGAGGCGTCGCGTGA